One genomic region from Harpia harpyja isolate bHarHar1 chromosome 1, bHarHar1 primary haplotype, whole genome shotgun sequence encodes:
- the TMEM74B gene encoding transmembrane protein 74B — MASPRAAELRSPGEAAAAAAAAAGGGGPAGPGAGPGLALALGCALSGAALVVLAGAVPRAARPDPAVPARQMERLEARAARLRARLDRCTVAGLALLALGGLLLAALLLAAAAARRRARAARRTGGTYGSVRLRMRRVSAEGTRALLENQLSPPSQPPEGPGS; from the coding sequence ATGGCGTCCCCGCGGGCGGCGGAGCTGCGGAGCccgggcgaggcggcggcggcagcggcggcggcggcgggcgggggcggcccggcgggtCCCGGTGCGGGCCCGGGGCTGGCGCTGGCGCTGGGTTGCGCGCTGAGCGGGGCGGCACTGGTGGTGCTGGCGGGGGCCGTGCCGCGGGCGGCGCGCCCCGACCCGGCGGTACCGGCGAGGCAGATGGAGCGGTTGGAGGCGCGGGCGGCTCGGCTCCGCGCCCGCCTCGATCGGTGCACCGTAGCCGGGCTGGCGTTGCTGGCCCTGGGCGGGCTACTGCTCGCCGCCCTGctgctggccgccgccgccgcccgtcgTCGcgcccgggccgcccgccgcaCCGGTGGTACCTACGGCTCGGTACGCCTGAGGATGCGGAGGGTGTCGGCCGAGGGGACGCGGGCGCTGCTGGAGAACCAGCTCAGCCCCCCGTCCCAGCCCCCCGAGGGGCCGGGCTCCTAG